Part of the Actinomycetes bacterium genome, CCGGCGGGATGCGTGCTGATCCGTCCGCCTGACGTGCACCTCGTCGAAAGCCACTCCCCACAACGGCACCTGGAGCCGGGCCAGCGCAGTATGGCCGACGCAGACCACGGGGCCGTCCAGCGCGGCAACGACGGCATGAACTCTGAGCAGGTAACGACCCGTCGGGCCACGGGAGTCCCACGTCTCCCGTGTCGTGTAGGCACCGCGCCGGACGCGCACCCACTCGCCGGATCTGAGCAGGGTCTCGATCTCGCGGCTGCGGTAGCCCGAGTCGAGCGCCTGGGACCTGAGGAAGATGTTGCCCTGGTTGCTCGCCTCGCGCGCCAGCTCGCCGTCCATGCCTCGAGCCTCGTGGATCTGGACCGTCGGGAACGCTTCTGCCGCCGATCTGTGGAAGGCGGGGGCCTGGGGATACGTCCCGGCGCCGGGCGCAGGCGGCCCTCGGACGCACCGGGACGCGTCTCGTCGGCTCGCTGTGCACGGCTGCTTCACCCCCTGCATGGTCTACCGGCCGTGCACGAGGTGGATCGATCATGTTCACGTGATCATTCGGGGCCGGGCCGGATGGCACGTAGATTGGGTGGGTGACGTCACCGGCGGAGCGCTACGTCGAGGCGCGTCGGCGGCAGACGTTCCAGGACTCGGCGCTGGGCGCGTTCAGCGCGCAGTACCCCTTCGGCCTCGACCCGTTCCAGGTGCGTGCCTGCGCGGCGCTCGAAGCCGGCGACGGCGTGCTCGTGGCGGCGCCGACGGGGGCCGGCAAGACGGTCGTGGGGGAGTTCGCCGTCCACCTGGCGCTCGCCGAGGGCCGCAAGTGCTTCTACACGACGCCGATCAAGGCGCTGTCCAACCAGAAGTACGCCGACCTGGTCCGCCGCCACGGCGCCGCCAACGTCGGGCTGCTCACCGGCGACAACAGCCTCAACGGCGAGGCCCCGGTGGTCGTCATGACGACCGAGGTGCTGCGCAACATGCTCTACGCCGGGTCGTCGACCCTGCGCGGGCTCGGCTACGTGGTGATGGACGAGGTGCACTACCTGTCCGACCGGTTCCGCGGCGCCGTGTGGGAGGAAGTGATCATCCACCTCCCCGAGTCGGTCCGCCTGGTCTCCCTGTCGGCCACCGTCAGCAACGCGGAGGAGTTCGGCGACTGGCTGGTCACCGTCCGCGGGCAGACGGTCGTCATCGTCGAGGAGCACCGGCCGGTGCCGCTCTGGCAGCACGTCATGGTCGGCAACAAGCTCTACGACTTGTTCGTAGGTGACGAGCAGAAGGCGCGGGTCAGCCCCGAGCTGGTCCGGATCTCTCGTGAGCAGCAGCGGTACGTCCGGGCCGGTGACCGGCGTCCGCAGCGAGGCGGGCGGCGCCCGCGATCGGTGTGGACACCGAGCCGGGTCGACGTGGTTCAGCGGCTGGACGCCGAGGGGCTGCTGCCGGCGATCACCTTCATCTTCAGCCGCGCCGGGTGCGACGCCGCGGTGACCCAGTGCCTGCGCTCCGGCCTGCGGCTGCTCGGGCCGGAGGAGCGCGACGA contains:
- a CDS encoding DEAD/DEAH box helicase, with protein sequence MTSPAERYVEARRRQTFQDSALGAFSAQYPFGLDPFQVRACAALEAGDGVLVAAPTGAGKTVVGEFAVHLALAEGRKCFYTTPIKALSNQKYADLVRRHGAANVGLLTGDNSLNGEAPVVVMTTEVLRNMLYAGSSTLRGLGYVVMDEVHYLSDRFRGAVWEEVIIHLPESVRLVSLSATVSNAEEFGDWLVTVRGQTVVIVEEHRPVPLWQHVMVGNKLYDLFVGDEQKARVSPELVRISREQQRYVRAGDRRPQRGGRRPRSVWTPSRVDVVQRLDAEGLLPAITFIFSRAGCDAAVTQCLRSGLRLLGPEERDEVRAIVAARCADIPPQDLAVLGYADWLHGLERGVAAHHAGMLPTFKEVVEELFVRGLVKAVFATETLALGINMPARTVVLERLVKWNGESHADVTPGEYTQLTGRAGRRGIDVEGHAVVVWSPGLEPESLAGLASTRTYPLRSSFRPSYNMAVNLVHQFGHDRARALLQSSFAQFQADRAVVGLARQVRRNEEALDGYREAMTCHL